GGCCACCACGTGCGCGAGCAGATGGCCTCCCGCTTCTCGCGGGTACCGCTGGCGTGGTTCACCTCGACCAACTCCGGTCGGGTCCGCAAGGCGCTGCAGGACGACATCGGCACGATCCACCATCTGATCGCCCACCAACCGGTGGACGGCACCAACGCCGTCGTGATGCCGCTGGCGCTGATGGCCTACGCCTTCGTCATCGACTGGCGCCTGGGCCTGCTCGCGATAGCGACCCTGCCGCTGTACGCCGCGGCGATGTCGCTGAGCATGCGCGGCATGGGCGAGAAGACCGTCGAGATGGACCAGCGCATGGCCACCGTCTCGGCGCGCATGGTCGAGTTCGTCACCGGTATCTCGGTGGTCAAGGCCTTCGGTCGGGTCGGCCGCGCGCATCGCGCCTACCAGCAGGCCGCCGACGAGTTCCAGGCCTTCTACTACGACTGGGTCAAGCCGCTGATCCGGGTGAGCTCGGTGGGGACGTCGCTGCTCGCCGTGCCCCTGCTGCTGCTCATCAACATCGGGGGCGGCACCTGGCTCGTCCACCGCGGCACGGTGACCGCAGCCGACGTGCTGGCCACCTCGCTGATCGCGTTGCTCATCCCGTACGGACTCGAAGTGCTGATGAGCGCCATGTGGTCGCGGCAGATCGCGGGCGCCGCGGCGAGCCGCATCGTCGCGCTGGTGGACACCCGGGAATTGCCCGACGTGGAGCCCAAGGAGCAGCCGGCCAGCAGCGACGTCGTCTTCGACTCGGTCAGCTACTCCTACGGCGCCGAACCCGACGCTCCGCTGGCCCTGCACGACGTCGGATTCACCTTGCGCGAGGGGACGGTCACCGCACTCGTCGGACCGTCGGGGTCGGGCAAGTCGACGATCGCGACCCTGCTGGCCCGCTTCGACGATCCGCGCTCGGGGAGCATCACCATCGGCGGCGTGCCCGTCGCCCAGGTCGCCGACCTGTACTCCCATGTCGGGTTCGTGTTGCAGGACCCGCAGCTGCTGGGCATCAGCATTCGCGACAACATCGCGCTCGGCCGACCCGACGCCACCGACGAGGAGATCCGGGCAGCGGCCCGGGCGGCACAGGTACTCGAGGAGATCGACGCCCTGCCGAACGGGATGGACACCGTCTACGGCAGCGATTCCGGGCTCTCCGGCGGGCAGGCGCAGCGGGTGGCGATCGCGCGGGCGCTGCTCGTCGACGCCCCGATCCTCATCCTCGACGAGGCGACCGCTCTCACCGACCCGGAGTCGCAGCACCAGATCCAACAGGCCCTCTCGGAATTGGCGCGCGGCCGGACCGTGCTGCTGATCGGGCACCGGCCCGAGGTGATCAAGGGCGTCCACCAGATCGTGCTGGTCGACGGCGGGCGGGTCGTCGCCGCCGGAACCCACGAGGAACTGCTCGCCGAACCCGCCTATGCGCGGCTGTGGGATTCGGCCCTGGCGAACGGAGAATTGCGATGACGATCCCCCTGATCGACGTGGTGCCGCGGATGCGGCGGATGGTGTCGCGCCCGCAGGGGTTGCGCCCGGCGATCGCGCTGGCGGTGATCTGCGGACTGGCCGAGGGAGTCGCGTTGGCCGCCCTGCTCCCGGCGATCAGCTCGCTGGCGTCGGGCGAGCCGGTGTGGGGTATGGGCGTCGGCGGCTGGCTGTGGGTCTTCGCGATCCTCGCCGTGGCCGGATTCGGTCTCAACTATCTGCAGAGCCAGCGGACCTATGCGGTCGCGCTGGACTTCCTCGAGAGCATCCACCGCCTCGTCGGCGACCAGGTCTCCAAGCAGCCGCTCGGGTGGTTCGCCCGCCCGGTCGCCGGGCGGCTCTCGCGGATGGTCTCCACCGAACTGATGCAGACCGGCGAGATCTTCGCCCACATGATCGGCCCGCTGGTCGCGCGGCTCACCGCCGCGGTGGTCATCGTCGTCGCCGCCTGGGTCTGGAATCCCGTGCTCGGACTGGCGTTGACCGTCGCGGCCCCGGTGTTCGTCGTGATCACCCTGGTGTCGACGGCCTTCATGCGCAAGGGGCGCAACCTGCACGAACCGGAGGAGGTCGCACTGGCCGACCGCATCGTCGAGTTCTCGCAATGCCAGGGCGCCCTGCGGTCCTGTGGCCGGTCGCACGACTTCCCGCCACTGCTCGACGCGTTGGAGCGCACCCGGGCCACCAAGCGTCGAGCGCTGTGGCTCGAGACGGTCGGCTTGCTCCTGAGCGGTGTGGCCACCCAGGTCGTCGTCGTCATCCTCATCTCGCTGGCCGGGTCGCTGGCGGTGTCGGGCTCGCTCGCCCCGATCCCCGCCCTGGCCTTCATCGGCCTGGCGATGCGCTTCACGTCGACACTCTCCACCATCACCGAGAGCGCGATGGCGCTGGAATCGCGCCGCCCGCTGCTCGACGCCCTCGACGAGGTGCTGACCGCGCAGCCACTGCCCGAGCCGCGCGACGACGTGACGCTCCCCTCCCCGGGCGCCGTCGAGTTCGACGGCGCCGGCTTCGCCTATGACGGCTCGGGCGACCCGGTCCTGCGCGACATCTCCTTCGCCGTCCCGAGCGGCTCGATGGTCGCGCTCGTCGGGCCGTCGGGAAGCGGTAAGACGACGATCGCCAAACTGGTCGCCCGGTTCTACGACGTGGATGCCGGCGAGATCCGCGTCGGCGGCGCGGCGGTGACCGAGCAACCCGTCAGCCAGCTCATGGGTCAGCTTTCGATGGTCTTCCAGGACGTCTACCTCTTCGACGACACCCTGGTCGCCAACATCGCGGTGGGCCGCGACGGGGCGACCGACGAGGAGGTGCGGGCCGCCGCCGAGCTGGCCGGTGTCGGCGAGATCGCCCGACGGCTCCCGCAGGGCTGGGAGACCCCGGTCGGGGAGGGCGGCCGGGCGTTGTCGGGTGGCGAGCGGCAACGCGTCTCGATCGCCCGGGCGCTGCTGAAACAGGCGCCCATCGTCCTGCTGGACGAGGCGACGTCGGCGCTCGACGTCGAGAACGAGGCGCATATCGTCGCTGCGGTGCAGCGGTTGCGCGAACACGCGACGGTCATCGTGATCGCCCACCGGCTCGACACGATTGCCGAGGCCGACGTCATCGTCTGCCTCGACGCCGACGGCCGGGTCGAGGCGCAGGGCACGCATGACGAGTTGCTGGCGGTGGACGACGGGACCTACGCGCGGTTCACCGAGCGGTTGCGCAGCGCGCAAGGGTGGCAACTGGCGAACTAGTGTGGATTCGTGCATGTGTCCACGCCCTCGGCGTTACCCGGCGCGAAGAAGGCGGGTCGTAAGCCCGCCTTCACCGCCGACGATGTGATCGCCGCGGCGGTCGCCGAGGGGATCGACGGGTTCACCATGTCGGCGATCGCGCGGCGCCTCGGGGTCGTGACGGGCGCCATCTACCGCTTGTTCCCGTCCCGCGACGAGCTGGTGGTCGCCTGCCTGGACACCGCGGCCGCGACGCTGCGGACCCCGGAACCGGGCGCGGATTGGCGCGGCGTGCTGCGGCTGTGGGCCGAC
This genomic interval from Gordonia sp. X0973 contains the following:
- a CDS encoding ABC transporter ATP-binding protein, giving the protein MTDLKAQQKADAAALKELMRPVAGQLNIGRILAVISAVLAVVPYIALVHIGAVLLDAARAGTPVDGGQVGRWIKILVVTFGLRLALYFLALLITHLADIRFGHHVREQMASRFSRVPLAWFTSTNSGRVRKALQDDIGTIHHLIAHQPVDGTNAVVMPLALMAYAFVIDWRLGLLAIATLPLYAAAMSLSMRGMGEKTVEMDQRMATVSARMVEFVTGISVVKAFGRVGRAHRAYQQAADEFQAFYYDWVKPLIRVSSVGTSLLAVPLLLLINIGGGTWLVHRGTVTAADVLATSLIALLIPYGLEVLMSAMWSRQIAGAAASRIVALVDTRELPDVEPKEQPASSDVVFDSVSYSYGAEPDAPLALHDVGFTLREGTVTALVGPSGSGKSTIATLLARFDDPRSGSITIGGVPVAQVADLYSHVGFVLQDPQLLGISIRDNIALGRPDATDEEIRAAARAAQVLEEIDALPNGMDTVYGSDSGLSGGQAQRVAIARALLVDAPILILDEATALTDPESQHQIQQALSELARGRTVLLIGHRPEVIKGVHQIVLVDGGRVVAAGTHEELLAEPAYARLWDSALANGELR
- a CDS encoding ABC transporter ATP-binding protein, which produces MTIPLIDVVPRMRRMVSRPQGLRPAIALAVICGLAEGVALAALLPAISSLASGEPVWGMGVGGWLWVFAILAVAGFGLNYLQSQRTYAVALDFLESIHRLVGDQVSKQPLGWFARPVAGRLSRMVSTELMQTGEIFAHMIGPLVARLTAAVVIVVAAWVWNPVLGLALTVAAPVFVVITLVSTAFMRKGRNLHEPEEVALADRIVEFSQCQGALRSCGRSHDFPPLLDALERTRATKRRALWLETVGLLLSGVATQVVVVILISLAGSLAVSGSLAPIPALAFIGLAMRFTSTLSTITESAMALESRRPLLDALDEVLTAQPLPEPRDDVTLPSPGAVEFDGAGFAYDGSGDPVLRDISFAVPSGSMVALVGPSGSGKTTIAKLVARFYDVDAGEIRVGGAAVTEQPVSQLMGQLSMVFQDVYLFDDTLVANIAVGRDGATDEEVRAAAELAGVGEIARRLPQGWETPVGEGGRALSGGERQRVSIARALLKQAPIVLLDEATSALDVENEAHIVAAVQRLREHATVIVIAHRLDTIAEADVIVCLDADGRVEAQGTHDELLAVDDGTYARFTERLRSAQGWQLAN